A stretch of Dasypus novemcinctus isolate mDasNov1 chromosome 14, mDasNov1.1.hap2, whole genome shotgun sequence DNA encodes these proteins:
- the LOC101446340 gene encoding olfactory receptor 13G1-like, producing the protein MNQTLVTEFFIQGFSEMPQLLFTIFLLLYVVALSGNLLIVAAASSSPTLHTPMYFFLVNLAMVDILCTSTILPKLLGTLTARKFISYGGCMAQLFFFTWSMGAELLLFSAMAYDRYVAICWPLHYGVLMGPRVCALLAIVVWAASLVNTCVHTGLMLRLPFCHSNRIDHFFCEIPPLLKLSCAPTHLNEAMAFTADVFLAVGNFSVTMTSYSCIIISILRIRSAAGKRRAFSTCSSHLLVVSMYYSTIIYTYIRPASSYSLDKDKVVSIIYTSLAPALNPLIYTLRNTEVKVALQRLFSCG; encoded by the coding sequence ATGAACCAGACTCTTGTAACAGAGTTCTTCATTCAGGGGTTCTCAGAAATGCCACAGTTGCTCTTCACCATCTTCCTCCTTCTCTATGTGGTGGCCCTCTCAGGAAATCTGCTTATTGTGGCGGCTGCCAGCTCCAGCCCAACCCTGCatacacccatgtacttcttcttGGTCAATCTGGCCATGGTTGACATTCTCTGCACCTCCACAATCCTGCCCAAGCTTCTGGGCACCTTGACAGCCAGGAAATTCATTTCCTATGGGGGCTGCATGGCCCAGCTCTTCTTCTTCACATGGTCTATGGGGGCTGAATTGCTCCTATTCTCtgccatggcctatgaccgctatgtggccatctgctgGCCACTGCATTATGGTGTCCTGATGGGGCCCAGGGTGTGCGCACTGCTGGCCATAGTTGTGTGGGCAGCCAGCCTGGTCAACACCTGTGTGCACACTGGCCTCATGCTGCGTCTGCCCTTTTGCCACTCCAACAGGATCGACCACTTCTTCTGCGAGATCCCCCCACTGCTGAAGCTCTCCTGTGCCCCCACACACCTGAACGAGGCCATGGCCTTCACAGCAGATGTTTTCCTGGCTGTAGGGAACTTCTCTGTGACCATGACATCCTACAGCTGCATCATCATCAGCATCCTGCGCATCCGTTCAGCTGCAGGCAAACGCCGggccttctccacctgctcctcccacctcctgGTGGTCTCCATGTACTACTCCACCATCATCTATACCTATATCCGCCCTGCATCCAGCTACTCACTGGACAAGGACAAAGTGGTGTCCATTATCTATACCTCATTGGCTCCTGCACTGAACCCTCTCATTTACACGCTGAGGAACACGGAGGTCAAAGTGGCTCTCCAGAGACTGTTCTCCTGTGGCTGA